A genomic region of Candidatus Zixiibacteriota bacterium contains the following coding sequences:
- a CDS encoding Rne/Rng family ribonuclease: MKKEILINSSEYETRVAILEDDRLVELYVERPQSERLVGNIYKGKIKTVLPGMQAAFIDIGQEKAAFLHASDIGDVSDGPQFDSELVDEESPADIVRKARRAGIETVLKEGQDILVQVIKEPIGNKGPRVATDVSIPGRYLVLVPDDDHVRVSKKISNWGEKRRLKKVISPLRPEGFGLIIRTEAEGKNENDFRSDVKRLLKLWSRLKRRSELTKAPALIHKEVEITTSIIRDIFTDDVERLLVDDRTEYRTIMAYVRQVMPHLRKRVILYRGATQLFDLYKLEPEIDKMLERKVWIKKGSYLVIDQTEAMVTIDVNTGRFVGKGDQETTILRTNLEAAKEIARQIRLRDIGGLIVCDFIDMYSRENRRRLFEEFKNAFRNDRAKKALSPVNEFGLIELTRERIRPSLIFTFSEACPHCHGFGRILSRDTVATKIERWFNRAKVDGRFKRFHLSISPQLAESLISNGVNRIGKIMKVHGFKINLIRDTTIPMQEFKVYDADANNELTDIYKG, encoded by the coding sequence ATGAAAAAAGAAATTCTAATCAATTCCTCCGAATACGAAACACGGGTAGCGATTCTCGAGGACGACCGTCTGGTTGAGCTTTATGTCGAAAGACCGCAATCGGAGCGTCTCGTCGGCAATATTTATAAAGGGAAGATAAAGACGGTCCTTCCCGGTATGCAGGCCGCTTTTATTGATATCGGACAGGAAAAAGCCGCTTTTCTCCACGCTTCGGATATCGGCGATGTCTCCGATGGTCCCCAGTTTGACTCCGAACTGGTCGATGAGGAATCTCCGGCTGATATTGTTCGCAAGGCGCGCCGGGCCGGCATCGAAACGGTCCTCAAAGAGGGGCAGGACATTCTGGTGCAGGTCATCAAAGAGCCGATCGGCAATAAGGGTCCGCGGGTGGCGACCGATGTCTCCATACCGGGGCGATATCTGGTGCTGGTGCCGGATGATGACCATGTTCGGGTGTCGAAAAAAATCTCCAACTGGGGAGAGAAGCGACGTCTCAAAAAAGTCATCTCCCCCTTGAGACCGGAAGGATTCGGTCTGATTATCCGCACCGAAGCGGAAGGAAAAAACGAGAATGATTTTCGTTCCGATGTAAAACGACTCCTGAAGCTCTGGTCGCGGCTCAAACGCCGCTCGGAGCTGACGAAAGCTCCGGCTCTTATTCATAAAGAAGTGGAAATTACGACATCGATTATACGCGATATTTTCACCGATGACGTAGAGCGGCTTCTGGTCGACGACCGCACCGAATACCGCACCATTATGGCGTATGTGCGACAGGTTATGCCGCATCTTCGGAAACGGGTAATCCTCTATCGCGGCGCCACCCAGCTTTTTGACCTGTACAAACTGGAGCCGGAAATCGACAAGATGCTCGAGCGGAAAGTCTGGATAAAAAAAGGCTCGTACCTGGTAATTGACCAGACCGAAGCGATGGTCACTATCGACGTCAACACCGGCCGCTTTGTCGGCAAGGGAGACCAGGAAACCACGATTCTTCGCACCAATCTTGAAGCCGCCAAGGAAATCGCCCGCCAGATTCGACTGCGCGATATCGGCGGTCTAATCGTCTGCGATTTTATCGATATGTACAGCCGCGAGAACCGCCGCCGTCTGTTCGAAGAATTTAAGAATGCTTTTCGCAACGACCGCGCCAAGAAAGCGCTCTCGCCGGTCAACGAATTCGGGCTGATTGAACTGACGCGGGAACGGATTCGCCCCTCTCTCATTTTCACCTTTTCCGAAGCCTGTCCTCATTGCCACGGGTTCGGGCGGATTCTCTCCCGGGATACCGTCGCCACCAAAATCGAACGCTGGTTCAACCGCGCCAAAGTTGACGGAAGATTCAAGCGCTTTCATCTCAGCATCTCCCCGCAACTGGCCGAATCGCTTATCAGCAACGGTGTCAACCGCATCGGCAAGATTATGAAAGTTCACGGATTCAAAATAAATCTGATTCGCGATACTACCATCCCGATGCAGGAATTCAAGGTTTATGACGCCGACGCCAATAATGAGCTGACCGACATTTACAAAGGTTAG
- the fmt gene encoding methionyl-tRNA formyltransferase — MKVVFMGTPEFARRPLEYLYKNTHHDILAVVTGPDKPSGRGQKLSPTAVKEAALQLDIPVFSPESLKDSGFHDQIRKIGADIFVVVAFRILPESLYAIPPHGSINLHGSLLPKYRGAAPINWAIINGETETGLTTFFLQKKVDTGDIIFQEKVTIGSGETFDELYERMSHLAGPVLEKSLNLIEREEVIPLPQDSRLASPAPKLSPEDCLIDWGFPAVHVINFVRGLSSVPGAYTYHRDKKLKILRAGIAGPRDVNDLRPGRIREDKNRLLVEVADGLVELLEVIPEGKKLMSGAEFVRGYHPTRQDILGAKNTKEILRP; from the coding sequence ATGAAGGTCGTCTTTATGGGGACGCCGGAGTTTGCCCGGCGACCGCTGGAGTATTTGTACAAGAATACTCATCATGATATACTGGCGGTAGTTACCGGCCCGGATAAGCCGTCAGGCCGCGGTCAAAAACTTTCTCCAACCGCCGTCAAGGAGGCCGCGCTTCAACTTGATATCCCGGTCTTCTCGCCGGAATCGCTTAAGGATTCCGGATTCCATGACCAGATAAGGAAGATCGGCGCCGATATCTTTGTGGTGGTCGCTTTCCGAATCCTGCCGGAATCGCTGTACGCCATTCCCCCCCATGGCTCTATCAATCTGCACGGCTCGCTTCTGCCTAAATACCGCGGCGCCGCCCCGATAAACTGGGCTATTATCAACGGCGAAACCGAAACCGGCCTGACTACCTTCTTCCTGCAAAAAAAAGTCGATACCGGCGATATTATTTTTCAGGAAAAGGTCACCATCGGGAGTGGTGAGACCTTTGATGAGCTCTATGAGCGGATGTCGCATCTGGCCGGCCCCGTTCTCGAAAAAAGTCTGAATCTGATAGAGCGGGAAGAGGTCATACCGTTGCCGCAGGACAGCCGGCTGGCTTCCCCCGCGCCCAAACTTTCGCCGGAAGATTGCCTTATCGATTGGGGATTTCCGGCGGTGCATGTTATCAATTTTGTACGAGGGCTCTCGTCGGTGCCGGGAGCCTATACTTACCATAGAGATAAGAAACTGAAAATTCTGCGCGCCGGCATTGCCGGTCCGCGCGATGTCAACGATTTACGTCCTGGCCGCATTCGGGAGGATAAGAACCGCTTGCTGGTCGAGGTGGCTGACGGCCTTGTCGAACTGCTCGAGGTAATTCCCGAAGGGAAAAAACTGATGAGCGGCGCCGAATTTGTCCGCGGTTACCACCCCACCCGCCAGGATATTCTCGGGGCAAAAAATACAAAGGAAATTCTCCGCCCATGA
- the def gene encoding peptide deformylase, whose translation MAVRPIVLYGDPVLREKAQPVEKIDRKIKNLVADMIATLKHANGLGLAAPQVGESFRIFIIDISALDLTESVRVFINPEILETSGEVVMEEGCLSFPGIYQKVQRAERVRVRATDLEGKEFTLSASGMLARAILHEYDHLEGKLFIDYISPVSRALLSGKLRKLAATAQI comes from the coding sequence GTGGCGGTAAGGCCGATTGTTCTGTACGGCGACCCGGTTTTGCGGGAAAAAGCCCAGCCGGTCGAAAAAATTGACCGGAAGATAAAAAATTTGGTGGCTGATATGATTGCCACCCTTAAGCATGCCAATGGGCTTGGTCTGGCGGCTCCACAGGTTGGAGAATCTTTCCGTATTTTCATCATTGATATTTCCGCTCTGGACTTGACCGAGTCTGTCCGGGTTTTCATCAATCCGGAAATCCTGGAAACCTCCGGTGAGGTTGTGATGGAAGAAGGTTGTCTCTCCTTTCCCGGTATCTACCAGAAGGTTCAGCGAGCCGAACGGGTCCGGGTGAGAGCTACTGACCTTGAGGGAAAAGAGTTTACTTTGAGCGCCTCGGGCATGCTTGCCCGGGCAATTCTTCATGAGTACGACCACCTCGAGGGGAAACTATTCATCGATTATATTTCACCGGTCTCCCGTGCCTTGTTAAGCGGCAAATTGCGCAAGCTGGCTGCAACCGCGCAGATTTAG
- the yajC gene encoding preprotein translocase subunit YajC has product MQTLLIFWWAAGSPDPSGAGGAGGLLATWGMLIPLFLIMYLLLIRPQRKRQKEHDKLLKELKRGDKVVTTSGMFGTIFAINDEKNIVVLKVSEDVKMEFLKSSIAARVE; this is encoded by the coding sequence TTGCAGACTCTTCTGATATTCTGGTGGGCGGCGGGCAGTCCGGACCCAAGTGGCGCCGGCGGTGCCGGCGGGCTACTTGCCACCTGGGGGATGTTAATCCCGCTCTTTCTGATTATGTATCTTTTGCTTATAAGGCCTCAACGCAAAAGACAAAAAGAGCATGATAAGCTTTTGAAGGAACTGAAAAGAGGCGACAAAGTGGTTACCACCAGCGGCATGTTTGGAACCATCTTTGCCATAAATGACGAGAAAAATATCGTCGTCCTCAAAGTAAGTGAGGACGTCAAAATGGAGTTTTTGAAATCCTCCATTGCGGCTCGAGTAGAGTAA